One Pullulanibacillus sp. KACC 23026 DNA segment encodes these proteins:
- a CDS encoding acetyl-CoA C-acetyltransferase has product MREAVIVAGARTPVGKANRGSFAHTRPDDLGAIAVKETLKRSGYEGEIDDVIIGCSIPEAEQGMNMARQIGALAGLPDSTPATTINRYCSSGLQTIAFAAERIMVGHAEAIIAGGAETMSLVPMGGHVIRPNAKLAETAPQYYMGMGHTAEQVAQKYGVSREDQDAFALRSHQRAAKAIDEGKFNDEIVPVEVVQRYVNEKGQLAERVFTVSQDEGVRRETSLEVLAKLKPAFSRTGSVTAGNSSQTSDGAAAVLVMDREKAESEGLKPLAKFRSFAVAGVPPEIMGIGPVKAIPKALKLAGLTLDDIGVIELNEAFASQSLQVIRELGLNEDIVNINGGAIALGHPLGCTGTKLTLTAIHEMKRRGAQFGLVTMCVGGGMGAAGVFELL; this is encoded by the coding sequence ATGAGAGAAGCGGTTATCGTGGCAGGAGCCCGGACGCCGGTAGGAAAGGCAAATCGAGGCAGTTTTGCCCATACCCGTCCGGATGATCTCGGGGCTATTGCGGTCAAAGAAACGCTTAAACGCTCGGGTTATGAAGGCGAAATCGATGATGTCATTATTGGCTGTTCCATCCCAGAGGCTGAACAAGGAATGAACATGGCGCGGCAAATTGGGGCACTCGCAGGTCTTCCGGACAGTACACCAGCTACAACCATTAATCGGTATTGTTCATCAGGTCTTCAAACTATTGCTTTTGCGGCCGAACGCATTATGGTGGGGCATGCTGAAGCCATCATTGCCGGCGGGGCAGAAACGATGAGCCTCGTTCCAATGGGAGGGCATGTGATTCGCCCCAACGCGAAGCTCGCAGAAACAGCCCCTCAATATTACATGGGGATGGGACATACCGCTGAACAAGTTGCCCAGAAATATGGTGTTTCCAGGGAAGATCAAGATGCCTTTGCTCTTAGAAGTCATCAGCGTGCGGCAAAGGCGATTGACGAAGGGAAATTCAATGATGAGATCGTCCCAGTAGAAGTTGTTCAGCGCTACGTTAATGAAAAAGGGCAGCTTGCCGAGCGTGTTTTCACCGTCTCACAGGATGAAGGCGTTCGCCGTGAAACCTCTTTAGAAGTATTGGCTAAGCTCAAGCCTGCTTTTTCAAGAACGGGTTCTGTAACCGCAGGGAATTCGTCACAAACCAGTGATGGGGCAGCTGCCGTCTTAGTTATGGACCGTGAAAAAGCTGAAAGTGAAGGTTTGAAGCCGCTTGCCAAATTCCGTTCTTTTGCGGTTGCTGGCGTTCCCCCAGAAATCATGGGAATCGGACCAGTCAAGGCGATTCCAAAGGCGCTTAAGTTAGCTGGCTTAACCTTGGATGATATCGGGGTGATTGAGTTAAATGAAGCTTTTGCCTCTCAATCCCTTCAAGTCATTCGTGAGCTAGGTCTTAATGAGGATATTGTCAATATCAATGGGGGAGCCATTGCGCTTGGACACCCGCTTGGTTGTACAGGGACCAAGCTGACTCTTACTGCTATCCATGAAATGAAACGACGCGGAGCTCAATTCGGGCTTGTTACAATGTGTGTCGGTGGCGGTATGGGGGCAGCGGGCGTGTTCGAACTACTTTAA
- a CDS encoding acyl-CoA dehydrogenase family protein, with the protein MGNTAEKALKGGSFLVDDLDPSQLFVTEDLTEEQKMIAKTTEDYIKKEVRPHIDTLENQDLELTKKLLKKAGDLGLLGADVPEAYGGIGLDKISSSLITEKFAAARSFSLSYGAHVGIGSLPIVLFGNEEQKKKYLPSLATGEKFAAYALTEPGSGSDALGARTTARLNEEGTHYILNGEKQWITNSGFADVFVVYAKIDGEQFSAFIVEKEFPGVSTGAEEKKMGIKASSTRTLILDNVPVPKENLLYEPGRGHVIAFNILNIGRYKLAVGCVGGAKLGVEIAVKYAKERQQFKQPIANFTLIQNKLANMAIKTFASESSVYRTVGLFADRLDALTEEEAKDGSKIAGAIAEYAMECSLNKVFASETLDFIADEAVQIHGGYGYMHEYEVETMYRDSRINRIFEGTNEINRLLVPSTILRKTMKGELPLLQKAQTLQEELMMLMPEEPGTDVLDKEKYLLKNAKKIFLMVAGLGVQKFGKALDKEQELLSNVADIVNGIYTMESVMVRTEKGILKDGEAAHQQKILMTEVYCQETFEVIERLAKESLLMIEEGDTLRIMLSALKKLARFTPDNVIAKKRQIAAALIEAETFIV; encoded by the coding sequence ATGGGAAACACAGCAGAAAAAGCTTTAAAAGGCGGCTCATTTCTAGTCGATGATCTTGATCCAAGTCAACTTTTTGTGACAGAAGACTTAACTGAAGAACAAAAAATGATTGCTAAAACGACTGAGGATTACATTAAGAAAGAAGTCCGTCCTCATATTGACACATTAGAAAACCAAGATCTTGAATTAACGAAAAAACTTTTGAAAAAAGCAGGCGACTTGGGTCTACTTGGTGCGGATGTTCCAGAAGCTTATGGCGGGATTGGTCTTGATAAAATCAGTTCTTCTTTAATTACTGAAAAATTTGCGGCAGCCCGTTCTTTCTCATTAAGCTACGGTGCCCATGTTGGCATTGGTTCCCTTCCAATTGTTCTTTTTGGCAACGAAGAACAAAAGAAAAAATACTTGCCTAGTCTAGCCACCGGTGAAAAGTTTGCCGCTTATGCGCTTACGGAGCCAGGTTCGGGTTCTGATGCACTTGGTGCGCGTACAACAGCACGCCTTAACGAAGAAGGCACTCATTATATTTTAAATGGTGAAAAGCAATGGATCACGAATTCCGGCTTTGCCGATGTCTTTGTCGTCTATGCAAAGATTGATGGGGAGCAATTCTCGGCTTTCATCGTTGAAAAGGAATTCCCTGGCGTTTCAACAGGGGCTGAAGAAAAGAAAATGGGTATTAAAGCGTCCTCGACTCGTACACTTATTCTAGATAATGTACCTGTTCCTAAAGAAAACCTGCTTTATGAACCAGGAAGAGGTCATGTCATCGCCTTTAATATTCTCAACATCGGCCGTTATAAGCTCGCAGTTGGCTGTGTAGGCGGTGCTAAGCTTGGTGTTGAAATAGCTGTGAAATATGCGAAAGAACGTCAGCAGTTTAAGCAACCGATCGCGAATTTCACCTTGATTCAAAATAAGCTAGCAAACATGGCTATTAAGACCTTTGCTTCTGAAAGCTCTGTCTATCGCACAGTTGGCCTATTTGCTGATCGTCTGGATGCGCTGACGGAAGAAGAAGCTAAGGATGGATCCAAAATCGCGGGTGCTATTGCCGAGTACGCCATGGAGTGTTCTTTGAATAAAGTGTTCGCTTCTGAAACTTTAGATTTTATTGCGGATGAAGCGGTGCAAATTCATGGGGGTTACGGCTACATGCATGAATATGAAGTGGAAACCATGTACCGTGATTCTCGAATTAACCGCATTTTTGAAGGAACAAATGAAATTAACCGTTTGCTCGTTCCTTCTACGATCTTGCGCAAAACAATGAAGGGAGAGCTTCCGCTGCTTCAAAAAGCCCAAACTCTTCAAGAAGAGCTCATGATGCTGATGCCAGAAGAGCCAGGTACCGATGTGCTGGATAAAGAAAAATACCTTCTTAAGAATGCGAAGAAAATTTTCTTAATGGTGGCAGGTCTTGGTGTTCAAAAATTTGGTAAAGCACTTGATAAAGAGCAAGAGCTGCTCTCGAACGTAGCCGATATTGTAAACGGCATTTATACGATGGAATCCGTGATGGTTCGGACGGAAAAAGGCATATTGAAGGACGGAGAAGCCGCTCATCAACAAAAAATCTTGATGACGGAGGTCTATTGCCAAGAAACCTTCGAAGTCATTGAACGGCTGGCTAAAGAATCTCTCCTTATGATTGAGGAAGGCGATACGCTTCGTATCATGCTTTCTGCACTTAAGAAACTCGCACGTTTTACACCAGACAACGTTATTGCGAAAAAACGGCAAATTGCTGCTGCTCTAATTGAAGCAGAAACATTTATTGTCTAA
- a CDS encoding arsenate reductase family protein yields MLTFYGYPQCGTCRKAQKWLKDHGRDFHFIHIVESPPSIETLKRLIELSGLPIVKFFNTSGKRYRELSLKDKVKDASDEELLELLASDGMLIKRPIVTDDQKVTVGFNEETFGKTWGI; encoded by the coding sequence ATGCTCACCTTTTATGGTTATCCGCAGTGCGGCACGTGCCGGAAAGCGCAGAAATGGTTGAAGGACCATGGACGCGACTTTCATTTCATACATATAGTTGAATCCCCGCCATCAATAGAAACGCTTAAGCGATTGATTGAGTTAAGCGGTCTTCCGATTGTGAAATTTTTTAATACAAGCGGCAAGCGTTATCGGGAGCTTTCATTAAAGGATAAAGTAAAAGATGCGAGTGATGAGGAATTGCTTGAGCTGCTCGCTTCTGATGGCATGCTTATTAAACGTCCGATAGTAACCGATGATCAAAAGGTGACCGTGGGATTTAATGAAGAAACCTTTGGCAAAACATGGGGCATATAA
- the gcvH gene encoding glycine cleavage system protein GcvH: MTIPKDLRYSKDHEWVKQEGSTAKIGITHFAQDELGDIVFVELPSVGDELKAGEPFGSVESVKTVSELYAPIGGKVVSINEELDDSPEFVNESPYEKAWMIEIEVEDASEIEELLTAEAYEAMISEE, encoded by the coding sequence ATGACCATACCTAAAGATTTGCGTTATTCAAAAGACCACGAGTGGGTCAAACAAGAAGGCAGTACAGCCAAAATAGGCATCACTCATTTTGCACAGGACGAGCTTGGTGACATTGTTTTTGTTGAGTTGCCAAGCGTTGGAGATGAATTAAAAGCAGGCGAGCCTTTTGGAAGTGTTGAATCTGTCAAAACGGTTTCAGAGCTTTATGCTCCTATAGGCGGAAAAGTCGTCTCTATAAATGAAGAGCTTGATGATTCACCAGAGTTTGTCAATGAATCCCCTTATGAAAAAGCGTGGATGATTGAAATCGAAGTGGAAGATGCATCTGAAATTGAAGAACTTTTAACTGCTGAAGCATACGAAGCGATGATCAGCGAGGAGTAA